DNA from Synechococcus sp. CBW1108:
GGATTTGCAAAATATAGACTCTAGGTCAAAACAACCTTCCTGTCAAGGTTTTGTCAATTAGTGCTTCTGGTGTGAGCTTACGGGGGTCACTATCGTCAAGAGGACAAAACGCATGGGGGGCCCTTTTCTGTACTACTCAGGCGCTGGAGATTAGCAGGCCTCGGATGTCTTTTAGTTCTGAGGTGGCCGCCACGCCCCAGCCATCGGGTCCGCAGCGGCGGCGGCCCTTCACCTCCACCAGCAGCAGCCGGCCGGCTTTTTCCAGCACCAGATCCAGCTCGCCCCAGCGGCAGGTCCACTGGCGCGCCAGCAGGCGCCAGCCCCGCTGCTGCAACAGGCGCAGAACCCGCTGCTCAGCCCAGTCCCCCTGGCGGCGCTCAGCGGTGCGGGGCATGGGCAGGCTCCGGGCGAATTGGTGTTGATGTCCTTCAGCTTTCCCACCGGGGCCTGGCGGCAACGGGGATGGGTCAGCCGATTGCAGCTAGAAAATCGGCAACGGTCTGAATCAAGATGCCGCTGGCAAGTTTTGGGGCATTCATCAGGAAGCCAAAATCACGAAGATCGCCTGTGAGCAATACATCCGCCTTACAGCCATAGGCAGCTCTAAAAATGGACCTATCTTTTTCTGCAAGCCGCTCCGGGCAAGGCAGGGATAGGTTTTCAGGCACAATGCAAATTGTAGCAACCAACCGCTTGAACTCAGGCAATACTTCAGGAAATTTGCACTCAAGGTTGCGACGAACTTCCTCCCTGGCATAAGTGCTTGTAGTGAGCTTGAATATGCCCCCATTGCCCAGAGTGATCAAGAATGCAGCCTTACCCCTGGGATTATGAGCAGCGGTGAACAAAACATTGGCGTCGAGGAGGATAAGCATCAAGCCTGTTAATGCGCCCAAGCCTGTTGAAGGCGAGTAAGGATCTGACCTCGCTACTTTGGGGCAATAACATCAGCCCGATCCCAGGCAGCAATCTGATCGTCGCTGTAGGTTTCCACCTCGATTAAGGCAACTGGCTTGATGAGCAGTTTACCCTCGCACTCCTGCACGATCACAGCACCGCCAGGCTCAATGCCTAGATGTCTGCGCATCTCGGCAGGCAGGGTTACCTGGCCGCGGCTGGAATCCATGAGCACTTCCCGCAAACCATCGGGACGCATGGGTGACATACTTCGGAATATCGGTGTTTCAGCTTAGTTCGCCGCTGGGTGGTTCTATCTTGGGGTCGAGGGGCAACTGGTTCCTAGGCTTGCTTCACCTGCCCCGCCGACATGCCCTTGTACTGGCGTTCCTTCGCCAAGCTGGCGCTGGCCCTGCTGCTGAGCCTGGCTGCGAGCTGGTTCATCCCCGCTGCTCCGGCCCTGGCCGCCATGGATGTGGCCAAGCAGGTGCTGATCGGCGCCGACTTCTCCGCCCAGGACCTGCGGGGAGCCACCTTCAACCTCACCAACCTGCGCGATGCCAG
Protein-coding regions in this window:
- a CDS encoding AbrB/MazE/SpoVT family DNA-binding domain-containing protein — its product is MRPDGLREVLMDSSRGQVTLPAEMRRHLGIEPGGAVIVQECEGKLLIKPVALIEVETYSDDQIAAWDRADVIAPK
- a CDS encoding YraN family protein, whose product is MPRTAERRQGDWAEQRVLRLLQQRGWRLLARQWTCRWGELDLVLEKAGRLLLVEVKGRRRCGPDGWGVAATSELKDIRGLLISSA